The following proteins are encoded in a genomic region of Sorangiineae bacterium MSr12523:
- a CDS encoding class I SAM-dependent methyltransferase, protein METGRPSETARLAAVMRAAHRLLDHPPWIFEDGFAAPLAGIDDEATLRASVSAFREELTRRFSSDCAHALMRHIRADVTLRARYVEDELEKAMQRGVAQYVILGSGLDSFAYRRPDLVGKLHIFEVDHPATQARKQARLRELGTALPAHVTFVPVDFERQSMRERLCESGYREDVPAFFSWLGVTWYLTEDAIVATLKEVAHAASGSEIVLDCALPKSLLDQGQREILAMLGSLTATHGEPVRTEFQPVRMVALLREVGFSQVQDLGAHDINALYAKARIDGLRFPGLLHLLKATL, encoded by the coding sequence ATGGAAACAGGACGCCCGAGTGAGACTGCACGACTCGCCGCTGTGATGCGTGCGGCACACCGCCTTCTCGACCACCCCCCGTGGATCTTCGAGGACGGCTTTGCGGCGCCCCTCGCCGGAATCGACGACGAAGCTACGTTGCGGGCATCGGTGAGTGCTTTCCGAGAGGAACTCACGCGTAGGTTCTCGTCGGATTGTGCACATGCTTTGATGCGCCACATCCGGGCCGATGTGACGCTTCGTGCGCGTTACGTCGAGGACGAGCTCGAGAAAGCGATGCAGCGCGGTGTCGCGCAATACGTCATCCTGGGCTCTGGGCTGGACTCGTTCGCATACCGCAGACCGGATTTGGTCGGAAAACTGCATATCTTCGAGGTGGACCACCCGGCGACGCAGGCCAGAAAACAGGCGCGCCTGCGGGAGTTGGGCACAGCGTTGCCAGCGCACGTCACCTTCGTCCCGGTCGACTTCGAACGGCAGTCGATGAGGGAACGACTTTGCGAATCGGGATACCGCGAAGACGTTCCCGCGTTCTTTTCCTGGCTCGGTGTCACGTGGTACCTCACCGAGGATGCCATCGTCGCGACGCTGAAAGAAGTCGCGCACGCCGCGAGCGGTAGCGAAATCGTGCTCGATTGTGCGCTGCCCAAGTCGCTTCTCGACCAAGGGCAACGGGAGATTCTGGCCATGCTCGGGTCCTTGACCGCCACCCACGGCGAGCCGGTTCGGACCGAGTTCCAGCCCGTTCGCATGGTGGCCCTCTTGCGCGAGGTCGGATTTTCGCAGGTGCAAGATCTCGGCGCCCACGACATCAATGCCCTTTATGCGAAAGCGCGCATCGACGGGCTTCGATTCCCCGGGTTGCTGCATTTGTTGAAAGCGACATTGTAA
- a CDS encoding aldehyde dehydrogenase family protein, with protein MNDHLLVRSPIDGTRLGEAPQMNDGDVRAAVERARRAQRPWGELSVAARAERVARVIDAFLEHDEELVDLLVSETGKPKNEALSEVLFVVDACHYFTRHAARILADQSIELHHMKWLRSYVTHVPMGVIGVISPWNVPLAIPMGSVIEALVAGNAVVVKPSELTPLILLKAKEILDAAGLPPDLFQVVTGDARTGAALIDAGVQKVIFTGGVSGGRRVGAACAERLIPCVLELGGKAPLIACSDCDIERTARAIVAGGFSNSGQLCISVERVLAHESVYPALVDRVVTLTRELRQGDPRSNYVDMGAITFAKQTEIAEAHIRNALAHGATVATGGKRVAGPGTFFEPTILTECTLDMSVMREEIFGPIVPIMKVRDEDEALRIANDSHLGLNAYVFSRDMTRARAIAARVEAGTVMINEVLFAYGAPEAPFGGIKDSGYGRVHSDDSLRAMCHARHINHPRIQLPERNPLMFPYSAATYHGFRTVFRAAFKRHRWLGRLADLL; from the coding sequence ATGAATGACCATCTTTTGGTTCGCTCGCCCATCGATGGAACGCGTTTGGGCGAAGCCCCGCAGATGAACGATGGCGACGTGCGCGCGGCGGTGGAACGCGCGCGCAGGGCTCAGCGCCCATGGGGCGAGCTGTCCGTTGCGGCCCGCGCCGAACGGGTCGCCCGAGTGATCGACGCATTTCTCGAGCACGACGAGGAGCTCGTCGATCTCCTCGTGTCGGAGACCGGAAAGCCGAAGAACGAGGCCTTGAGCGAAGTCCTTTTCGTCGTCGACGCGTGTCATTACTTCACGCGACATGCCGCTCGGATCCTCGCCGACCAGTCCATCGAGCTGCACCATATGAAATGGCTCCGCAGCTACGTCACGCACGTGCCCATGGGCGTCATTGGTGTCATCTCGCCATGGAATGTGCCGTTGGCCATCCCGATGGGGAGCGTCATCGAGGCGCTCGTCGCCGGCAATGCCGTGGTGGTCAAGCCGTCGGAGCTCACGCCCTTGATTCTGCTGAAGGCCAAAGAAATTCTGGATGCCGCCGGGCTCCCTCCGGATCTATTCCAGGTGGTGACTGGCGACGCGCGGACCGGCGCCGCATTGATCGACGCGGGCGTGCAGAAGGTGATCTTCACCGGCGGCGTAAGCGGCGGCCGGCGTGTCGGTGCCGCATGCGCGGAGCGCTTGATCCCGTGCGTGCTCGAACTGGGTGGCAAGGCGCCGCTGATCGCGTGCTCCGATTGCGACATCGAACGCACCGCGCGGGCCATCGTTGCGGGCGGTTTCTCGAACTCGGGTCAATTGTGCATTTCGGTCGAGCGGGTGCTGGCGCATGAAAGCGTGTATCCTGCACTCGTCGATCGGGTCGTGACGCTCACACGCGAGCTGCGGCAGGGCGATCCGCGCTCGAATTACGTCGACATGGGCGCGATCACCTTCGCGAAACAGACCGAGATCGCCGAAGCGCACATCCGGAATGCCCTGGCGCACGGTGCAACGGTGGCCACGGGCGGAAAGCGCGTGGCCGGTCCGGGGACCTTCTTCGAGCCGACCATTCTTACCGAATGCACCCTCGACATGTCGGTGATGCGCGAGGAAATCTTCGGCCCCATCGTGCCGATCATGAAGGTCCGCGACGAGGACGAAGCGCTTCGCATCGCCAACGATTCTCACCTCGGATTGAACGCGTACGTCTTTTCACGGGACATGACGCGCGCCCGCGCCATCGCCGCCCGCGTGGAGGCAGGCACCGTCATGATCAACGAGGTCCTCTTCGCCTACGGGGCGCCGGAAGCTCCCTTCGGTGGCATCAAAGATTCCGGCTACGGTCGCGTGCACTCCGATGATTCGCTTCGGGCGATGTGCCATGCGCGCCACATCAATCATCCGCGAATCCAATTGCCAGAGCGCAATCCGCTGATGTTCCCCTATTCGGCCGCCACCTATCATGGATTCCGTACGGTGTTTCGCGCGGCCTTCAAACGCCACCGCTGGCTCGGCCGCTTAGCGGATCTCTTGTAA
- a CDS encoding AMP-binding protein, producing the protein MSVDLSKLLPPANNAIELFRHHVATVPDKAMATFIEDGGREVALTFAELDRAATNLARELVRIAAPGERALIAYDSGREFGVALWGALYAGLIAVPVDPPGPGRPAGNVMRISNVATDSGATVCISSPVTKAALESDPTTRALGAKLKWVFPDLEDLFGRVAGDAPSVDTPTVKDVALIQYASGSTGAPKGTRATHGSLLRVAGAFIASSSAESPFGQPNVEVTWLPFTHSMAGYGFLIKCLTGAKMPGWYIEPAAFACSPVLWLSAISRHAGQQVYAVTPNFALDWCVSSTTEAERKQLDLSCWTHVMSMGEKVRPETLKAFTEAFRDSGFRPKLFIAGYGTSETGYITGSIGAGETRCFDRTAMGEGRLQEASEGGIPLLSSSGFMLPGARIEIVDPETREILKKGMIGEIWVATPYTMDGYWNRPEETEELYRAQTADSKGPFFRTGDLGAIYEDHLFITGRRKGVIVVRGRKHYVEDIEATLERTLRWLGANSTIAFSSDVNGVEELLIATEPRGAEAPHSIEEGTDAIRGVVAREFGVRVHEILFLSPGQLPRTGMGKVSRVTCKQLFDAASLGIAARSGTAPRADTAAFSIDLAAIERESDGELRAARATENVRGLLASLLGVPEDTLGVTKSFAELGVDSLTGVRFCGELVRQLPFDLSPAVLFSYPTLKELGALLGEKLRGNISIPTPSEAPTLVDLEIDDMSEDEAADALRAHLDTRSTS; encoded by the coding sequence ATGAGCGTCGATCTTTCCAAGCTGCTACCGCCCGCGAACAACGCCATCGAGTTGTTTCGCCATCACGTGGCGACCGTCCCCGACAAGGCGATGGCCACCTTCATCGAAGACGGTGGACGCGAAGTGGCGCTCACCTTCGCCGAGCTCGATCGCGCGGCCACGAACCTCGCGCGCGAGCTCGTTCGGATCGCGGCGCCCGGGGAGCGAGCGCTGATCGCCTACGATTCGGGGCGTGAATTCGGCGTGGCCCTCTGGGGTGCCCTCTATGCCGGCCTGATCGCGGTCCCGGTCGATCCGCCGGGGCCCGGGCGGCCGGCGGGAAACGTAATGCGCATTTCGAACGTGGCCACCGATTCGGGTGCCACGGTTTGCATTTCGTCACCGGTCACGAAGGCGGCGCTCGAGAGCGATCCCACCACGCGCGCACTCGGCGCCAAATTGAAGTGGGTTTTCCCCGACCTCGAAGACCTTTTCGGGCGCGTGGCGGGCGATGCGCCGTCGGTCGATACGCCGACGGTGAAGGATGTGGCCCTGATTCAGTATGCATCGGGATCGACCGGCGCGCCCAAAGGGACGCGCGCGACCCACGGCAGCTTGCTCAGGGTCGCGGGGGCATTCATCGCTTCGAGCTCGGCGGAGAGCCCGTTCGGGCAGCCGAACGTCGAAGTCACATGGCTTCCATTCACCCATTCGATGGCCGGATACGGCTTCCTCATCAAATGCCTCACCGGGGCCAAGATGCCCGGGTGGTACATCGAGCCGGCGGCGTTTGCCTGTTCGCCGGTCCTTTGGCTATCGGCGATTTCCCGCCATGCGGGGCAACAGGTCTATGCCGTGACACCCAACTTCGCGCTCGATTGGTGCGTCTCTTCGACCACCGAAGCCGAACGCAAGCAACTCGATCTGAGCTGCTGGACGCACGTCATGAGCATGGGCGAAAAGGTACGCCCCGAGACCTTGAAGGCATTCACGGAAGCATTTCGCGATAGCGGTTTTCGTCCGAAACTGTTCATCGCGGGATATGGCACGTCGGAAACGGGATACATCACCGGATCCATCGGCGCCGGCGAAACGAGATGTTTCGATCGCACCGCCATGGGCGAAGGGCGTCTGCAGGAGGCCTCCGAAGGAGGGATCCCGCTGCTTTCGTCGTCCGGTTTCATGCTCCCCGGTGCTCGGATCGAGATTGTCGACCCCGAGACGCGCGAAATCCTGAAAAAGGGAATGATCGGGGAAATCTGGGTTGCGACGCCCTATACGATGGACGGCTATTGGAATCGGCCGGAGGAGACCGAAGAGCTCTATCGCGCGCAGACCGCCGATTCGAAGGGGCCGTTCTTCCGCACCGGCGACCTCGGAGCCATCTACGAGGACCACCTCTTCATCACCGGCCGGCGAAAAGGCGTGATCGTCGTGCGCGGGCGAAAGCACTACGTGGAAGACATCGAGGCGACGCTCGAACGGACCCTCCGATGGCTCGGCGCGAACTCCACCATCGCGTTCTCCAGCGACGTGAACGGGGTCGAGGAGCTCCTCATCGCGACCGAACCGCGGGGCGCCGAAGCACCCCACAGCATCGAGGAGGGAACCGACGCCATTCGCGGCGTCGTCGCACGCGAGTTCGGAGTCCGCGTTCACGAAATTCTGTTCCTGTCGCCGGGGCAGCTTCCGCGAACCGGCATGGGCAAAGTCTCGCGCGTCACGTGCAAACAGCTCTTCGACGCCGCCTCGCTCGGAATCGCAGCGCGAAGCGGCACGGCTCCCAGGGCCGACACCGCCGCTTTCAGCATCGACCTCGCGGCCATCGAACGCGAGAGCGACGGCGAGCTACGGGCTGCACGAGCCACCGAAAATGTGCGCGGGCTTCTTGCGAGCTTGCTCGGGGTACCGGAGGACACGCTTGGCGTCACCAAGTCGTTCGCCGAGCTCGGGGTCGATTCGCTGACCGGCGTCCGATTCTGCGGCGAGCTCGTTCGCCAGCTCCCGTTCGATCTTTCGCCGGCCGTTCTCTTCAGTTATCCGACTTTGAAAGAGCTCGGAGCGCTCCTCGGCGAAAAACTTCGAGGCAACATCTCGATTCCGACCCCATCGGAAGCTCCGACGTTGGTCGACCTCGAGATCGACGACATGTCGGAAGACGAAGCCGCAGATGCTTTACGCGCCCACCTCGATACGCGGTCGACGTCATGA
- a CDS encoding YciI family protein has product MRYFMFVTSDESAWANSTPQYKEEIFGKYMAFTMEMQNAGVLLAVESLQPSSKGSRVQVRNGERTVVDGPWGEPSAVGGYYLIRVDSKDEALAWAAKCPGASYGTMEVREVSEFGK; this is encoded by the coding sequence ATGCGTTATTTCATGTTCGTGACCAGCGACGAATCGGCATGGGCCAACTCGACGCCCCAATACAAAGAAGAAATATTCGGTAAATATATGGCCTTCACCATGGAAATGCAGAATGCGGGCGTTCTGCTCGCGGTCGAATCGCTCCAGCCCTCGAGCAAAGGCTCGCGTGTCCAGGTTCGAAATGGCGAGCGCACCGTCGTCGACGGCCCTTGGGGTGAGCCGTCTGCCGTCGGTGGATATTACCTCATTCGAGTCGATTCCAAGGACGAAGCGCTCGCGTGGGCTGCCAAGTGCCCCGGGGCTTCGTACGGCACCATGGAAGTGCGGGAAGTGTCGGAGTTCGGGAAATGA